The following coding sequences lie in one Fusarium poae strain DAOMC 252244 chromosome 1, whole genome shotgun sequence genomic window:
- a CDS encoding hypothetical protein (BUSCO:10188at5125): protein MATPSRASTPVSSGGFPEPLSPRSRMQAELAAIDISDEEESPSKRTTKGASLQCIDLPQRPTQHEDASDEEEEEEEERNRPRGKLAAAMQGITQPPQLEEDNSNQNTTARDRVKKRFEQDEKEDRQAEEEHNVDISDVSSEDDTPVGRRRPTRKVPSSSAARNTSRSPSPEGLFIESSPVRPSPSKSTHNNSDSDEDLPSIKSDRMAALLERQRQKKSAEESAKEAERAEKRAKQEKLAQDIEQMASDDDDSGITDDEGGIRLTQTGRPSARKASKKAIEEMNRETQRMSRNMQLKHQAKTRKKISKSSLFERFNFRPAGGTDSKVASSSRGPTPHSDVEMNDADTPPSSPPVSKETVQPTEPVAQDDEFDLPTIDELAETTKPKLNKGKGKAIETTTEHAQPTQKPKRQFRVKLPPVRANVTLVGSDDELEITTTTKDKIRAVFDMVPTKKAQEPNSIQTLRALAQVKSPGKETRRKNENHGMTPGELQMYLQQKARQQAKVERDRRLDMLKAQGVVVQTAEEREREMQQVDDIVAKHREEAQRIMQKERAAAKKEKRENGEVDPLAWDDSDDEEYQASADEADAEASAVELSGSEDEDDEADVNSMVEGEAEDGESEVSADEEDDDAASVASQDVHDDGDDIPVASKRRFRKPIVLTDDEEENSVEMTPKPKPQTTLHTSPTVPNTQSPTAPRSVLRSAKKNFIPGLPVQGAAGLGLTQIFAGTMDDSQVDAENGPTQSMMPDFDHFPDSNFSATMDEPMEDMVMDSQKDDTQKTTQGVHLNFSQSQMRSLDSLLREESTQISDMIDFTQDEGLQHQTPLKNRFVEAPFSTVDTMVVDQEDPIQASPLVHRGRLRRRMDASERIEETPEPMAAEKPDTTFHILMEGAKETKKKQAQAKFDHKKSKAKEMVQDQAEESEDEYAGLGGADGEDSDNESVASLKEIIDDAAGNDVDEAKLAAFYADRERVEDEKQVEKLFKDITTGMLRRKRGAGYDLDDSDDDGEARRRMKRRQFAKMQQALFADERVKKIAENPGNQAFLKTIEDRGSDDEMDFLDAPEEANESSQSQSQDEEGSKTRTVPDSQPQRLLGPAGNRAPAYLRRTKDGKKPSNIGEVRETLSDLLEEPHGSIIPATEAGSDSEGEEEAHGQARGDNENDESNPRRGRVVVVDRITLKRNSSSNVSSSRLAFATASSSSFKVPALLRRATTNSFVSGTASTPSSGTSMPASGFGEEAKIKKGASKKSGVHAFARDSERRAKLEQNERKREERKVKGAERRIGVVGGLLGKGSFE from the exons ATGGCTACTCCTTCCCGAGCCTCTACCCCCGTATCATCGGGCGGATTTCCCGAACCGCTCTCACCACGATCAAGGATGCAAGCTGAACTCGCGGCTATCGATATtagtgatgaagaagaatcaCCCTCAAAAAGGACCACAAAGGGTGCGTCGCTACAATGTATCGACCTACCACAACGACCAACACAGCATGAAGACGCGtccgatgaggaggaggaggaggaggaggagaggaaTAGACCTCGAGGAAAGCTCGCGGCCGCAATGCAAGGCATTACTCAACCGCCACAGCTAGAAGAAGATAACTCCAACCAAAACACCACCGCTCGAGATCGTGTAAAGAAGAGATTCGAGCAAGACGAGAAAGAGGATAGACAAGCAGAGGAAGAGCATAATGTCGACATCTCTGATGTTTCATCGGAAGACGACACTCCTGTGGGACGCCGAAGACCGACCCGCAAAGttccttcatcatcagccGCCAGAAACACTTCGCGAAGCCCCAGTCCAGAAGGACTCTTCATAGAATCATCGCCTGTTCGCCCTTCACCGTCAAAGTCAACCCATAATAACTCAGATTCTGATGAGGACTTACCCTCAATTAAATCCGACAGAATGGCAGCACTGCTTGAGCGCCAAAGGCAAAAGAAAAGCGCCGAAGAATCAGCCAAAGAGGCAGAGCGCGCTGAAAAGCGTGCGAAGCAAGAGAAACTCGCTCAAGACATTGAGCAGATGGCatctgatgacgatgattcTGGCATAACTGATGATGAAGGTGGAATCCGCCTGACACAAACCGGGCGACCCAGTGCTCGGAAAGCCAGCAAGAAAGCCATTGAGGAGATGAACAGAGAGACTCAGAGAATGTCAAGAAACATGCAGTTGAAGCATCAGGcaaagacaagaaagaaGATCTCAAAAAGTAGCTTATTTGAGCGATTCAACTTCAGACCGGCAGGCGGAACAGATTCCAAAGTCGCCAGCTCGAGTAGGGGACCAACGCCTCACAGCGATGTCGAAATGAATGATGCGGACACCCCACCAAGTTCCCCCCCTGTGTCTAAGGAAACCGTTCAGCCCACCGAACCTGTTGCTCAAGACGACGAGTTCGATTTGCCAACCATTGACGAACTCGCCGAGACAACCAAACCCAAGCTAAATAAGGGCAAAGGAAAAGCCATCGAGACAACAACCGAACATGCACAGCCGACTCAAAAGCCTAAACGTCAATTTCGGGTCAAACTTCCACCTGTCAGGGCCAACGTGACTTTGGTAGGCTCCGATGATGAACTGGAAATCACCACCACGACCAAAGATAAAATTCGAGCTGTGTTCGACATGGTGCCCACCAAGAAAGCTCAAGAACCCAACTCGATTCAAACACTACGCGCCCTTGCGCAGGTTAAATCTCCAGGTAAGGAGACCAGACGAAAGAACGAAAACCATGGTATGACGCCAGGCGAGCTGCAGATGTACCTCCAGCAAAAGGCTCGACAACAGGCCAAGGTGGAACGTGACCGTAGACTGGATATGCTCAAAGCCCAAGGTGTAGTTGTTCAGACCGCCGAAGAGCGCGAGCGCGAGATGCAGCAAGTCGACGACATCGTCGCCAAGCATAGGGAAGAGGCGCAGAGGATCATGCAGAAGGAACGGGCTGCcgccaagaaggagaagcgAGAGAACGGCGAAGTTGATCCTCTGGCGTGGGATGAcagcgacgacgaagagTATCAGGCTTCTGCTGACGAGGCTGATGCCGAAGCATCTGCGGTCGAATTATCTGGATcagaggacgaggatgatgaagcaGACGTTAACTCTATGGTTGAAGGAGAGGCTGAAGACGGAGAGTCCGAGGTTTCTGCtgacgaggaggatgatgatgcagcTTCTGTCGCTAGCCAAGATGTTCATGATGACGGCGACGATATACCAGTGGCGAGCAAGCGACGATTCCGCAAACCTATCGTTCTTActgatgacgaagaggagAACTCGGTTGAGATGACGCCCAAGCCGAAGCCACAAACCACCCTGCACACCTCCCCCACAGTCCCAAATACTCAGTCCCCCACAGCGCCTAGATCTGTACTGCGTTCAGCTAAGAAGAACTTTATCCCTGGTCTCCCTGTACAGGGAGCGGCTGGTCTTGGACTTACTCAGATCTTTGCTGGTACCATGGACGATAGCCAGGTTGATGCAGAGAACGGTCCAACTCAGTCCATGATGCCTGACTTCGACCACTTCCCCGACTCCAACTTTTCTGCGACCATGGACGAGCCCATGGAAGACATGGTCATGGACAGTCAGAAGGACGACACACAAAAGACGACTCAAGGCGTTCATCTCAACTTTTCTCAGTCTCAAATGCGAAGTCTTGATAGCCTGCTGCGGGAGGAGAGCACACAAATATCTGACATGATAGACTTCACTCAGGACGAGGGCCTCCAACACCAAACGCCCCTGAAAAACAGATTTGTCGAGGCGCCATTCTCCACCGTGGATACAATGGTGGTTGACCAAGAGGACCCAATACAAGCCTCGCCATTAGTTCACCGTGGCCGCCTTCGTCGCAGAATGGATGCGTCTGAGCGGATTGAGGAGACACCTGAGCCAATGGCTGCAGAAAAGCCTGACACTACCTTTCATATATTGATGGAGGGAGCCAAGGAAACAAAGAAGAAACAGGCTCAAGCAAAGTTTGATCACAAGAAaagcaaggccaaggagatGGTTCAGGATCAGGCTGAGGAATCCGAGGATGAGTACGCTGGTCTGGGTGGTGCAGACGGTGAGGACAGTGACAACGAATCCGTTGCCTCACTTAAAGAGATTATCGATGATGCTGCTGGTAATGATGTTGACGAAGCTAAGCTTGCTGCTTTCTATGC CGACCGAGAGCGTGTAGAGGATGAGAAGCAAGTCGAGAAACTTTTCAAGGACATCACGACTGGTATGCTTCGTCGCAAGCGCGGCGCGGGATACGATCTCGACGATTCTGACGATGATGGCGAAGCTCGTCGAAGGATGAAACGTCGACAATTCGCCAAGATGCAACAGGCTTTATTCGCTGATGAACGGGTCAAGAAAATTGCCGAAAATCCTGGTAACCAAGCTTTCCTCAAAACCATCGAGGACAGAGGGAGCGACGATGAGATGGACTTTTTGGATGCACCTGAAGAAGCCAACGAGTCTTCCCAATCCCAGTCTCAAGATGAGGAAGGTAGCAAGACAAGAACTGTTCCTGATAGCCAACCTCAAAGGCTTCTTGGCCCTGCGGGTAATCGGGCACCTGCCTATCTGCGTAGAACcaaggatggcaagaagcCTTCCAACATCGGCGAAGTGCGCGAGACTCTATCGGACTTGCTAGAGGAGCCCCATGGCTCTATTATTCCCGCCACAGAAGCTGGATCAGACAGTGAAGGCGAAGAGGAAGCTCACGGACAAGCTCGCGGTGACAATGAGAACGACGAATCTAACCCTCGCCGTGGCCGTGTTGTAGTTGTTGATCGCATTACCCTAAAGCGCAACAGCTCTTCCAACGTCAGTAGCAGCCGTCTTGCCTTTGCAACAGCATCGAGCTCGTCTTTTAAGGTGCCGGCGCTTCTGCGTCGTGCGACAACCAACTCATTTGTCTCTGGCACGGCCTCCACACCAAGCTCTGGTACCTCAATGCCGGCCAGTGGATTCGGCGAAGAGGCTAAAATCAAGAAGGGGGCTAGTAAGAAGAGCGGCGTGCATGCCTTTGCGCGAGACAGTGAGAGACGAGCGAAGCTCGAACAAAATGAGcgaaagagagaagagaggaAGGTCAAGGGCGCTGAAAGGAGAATTGGAGTCGTGGGTGGTTTGTTGGGTAAGGGATCGTTTGAGTAA
- the INO1 gene encoding Myo-inositol-1-phosphate synthase (BUSCO:14922at5125), which translates to MAPHAEVGTGSSNGLAYNGRGSSATQDLFTVNSPNVTYTDAEIRSRYTYRTTKVEVDATGKYVATPNETLYDFKVDRQVPKVGMMLVGLGGNNGTTVTAGILANRRQLAWDTKEGPRESNYYGSVVMSSTLKLGHDAKTHQEVNIPFHNILPMVHPNDLVIGGWDISKMNLAQAMDRAQVLEPTLKAQVKKEMAEMVPLPSIYYPDFIAANQEDRADNVLEGTKACWEHVEKIRQDIRDFKAKNSLDKVIIMWTANTERYADLIEGVNDTAENLLKAIEQGHEEVSPSTVFAVACILEQAPFINGSPQNTFVPGAIELAEKHNAFIGGDDFKSGQTKMKSALVDFLINAGIKLTSIASYNHLGNNDGKNLSSQKQFRSKEISKSNVVDDMVEANHVLYKKGEHPDHCVVIKYMPAVADNKRALDEYYAEIFMGGHQTISLFNICEDSLLASPLIIDLVIIAEMMSRIQWKAVSSDGTATTEYKSFHSVLSVLSYMLKAPLTPPGTPVVNALAKQRAALTNIFRACVGLEPESDMTLEHKLF; encoded by the exons ATGGCCCCTCACGCAGAAGTCGGCACGGGCTCCTCAAACGGGTTGGCATACAACGGCCGAGGCTCCTCCGCTACCCAGgacctcttcaccgtcaacTCTCCCAACGTCACTTACACGGATGCGGAAATCCGTTCTCGATACACCTACCGCACTACAAAGGTTGAAGTTGATGCCACCGGTAAGTATGTTGCTACTCCTAACGAGACTCTCTATGACTTCAAGGTCGACCGCCAGGTTCCCAAGGTCGGTATGATGTTGGTCGGTCTAGGAGGCAACAACGGCACCACCGTTACCGCTGGTATCCTCGCCAACCGCCGTCAGCTCGCTTGGGACACCAAAGAAGGTCCTCGCGAGTCCAACTATTACGGCTCCGTTGTCATGAGCTCAACCCTTAAGCTCGGCCATGACGCCAAGACTCACCAGGAGGTCAACATTCCCTTCCACAACATCCTTCCCATGGTCCACCCTAATGACTTGGTCATCGGCGGTTGGGACATCAGCAAGATGAACCTGGCACAGGCCATGGACCGCGCTCAGGTTCTTGAGCCCACTCTCAAGGCCCAGGTCAAGAAGGAGATGGCGGAAATGGTTCCCCTCCCCTCCATCTACTACCCTGATTTCATTGCTGCCAACCAGGAGGATCGCGCCGACAACGTTCTTGAGGGAACCAAGGCCTGCTGGGAGCACGTTGAGAAGATCCGTCAGGATATTCGTGACTTCAAAGCCAAGAACAGCCTTGACAAGGTCATCATCATGTGGACTGCCAACACTGAGCGATACGCCGACTTGATCGAGGGTGTCAACGATACTGCCGAAAACCTTCTCAAGGCCATTGAGCAGGGACATGAGGAGGTTTCCCCCTCCACTGTATTTGCCGTTGCTTGTATCCTTGAACAGGCCCCTTTCATCAATGGCTCTCCCCAGAACACCTTCGTTCCTGGTGCTATTGAGCTTGCCGAGAAGCACAACGCCTTCATTGGTGGCGACGACTTCAAGTCTGGTCAGACCAAGATGAAGTCTGCTCTTGttgacttcctcatcaacGCCGGTATAAAATTGACCTCCATTGCCAGCTACAACCATCTTGGCAACAACGACGGCAAGAACTTGAGCTCCCAGAAGCAGTTTCGCTCAAAGGAGATCTCCAAGTCCAACGTCGTTGATGACATGGTCGAGGCCAATCATGTCCTTTACAAGAAGGGCGAGCACCCCGACCACTGCGTTGTGATCAAGTACATGCCTGCCGTCGCAGACAATAAGCGTGCCCTTGATGAGTACTACGCCGAGATTTTCATGGGTGGCCACCAGACCATTTC GCTCTTCAACATCTGTGAGGACTCTCTCCTCGCTTCTCCCCTGATCATTGACTTGGTCATCATTGCCGAGATGATGTCTCGTATTCAGTGGAAGGCCGTGTCTTCCGACGGCACTGCTACCACCGAATACAAGAGCTTCCACAGTGTCCTGAGTGTCCTCAGCTACATGCTCAAGGCCCCCCTGACACCCCCTGGCACTCCTGTTGTCAACGCTCTTGCCAAGCAGCGCGCTGCCCTGACCAACATTTTCCGGGCTTGCGTTGGTCTTGAGCCTGAGTCTGACATGACTCTTGAGCACAAGCTTTTTTAG
- a CDS encoding hypothetical protein (BUSCO:28367at5125) translates to MALPRESMFLPTIKCSSCSREVEISMMGDHICTPPEPELSPPPEKYEAYTPYSPAPFSPGLYSPASPEKPGHIPPSLDVNAANHPFLLKGQLTPNSEPRSTSSINDMECFFDDVPTPHEDDLIMPSPRPIDRPGAYGGFGEKKHGPDFQPRSVSPNGGANSSLFKKVDTIAPGPFDPIRSPSAMTFPKEITESRDKSESFLSASPRDYFNNQRNERSPSPTGSANDNNYDVSGPPRRPTRDDYEGFGRPSEADELLQPQPLGIMNRSDTFPKLAVRSEAPLRTTSAPGVKHERTASSGFGHVSRPSMGPDTSRAPPPRKSLLHPSKSSKYSASVDLAAEFGVNNPYHTPSDSTSSEFSTFSRQSNGSSQTSQTRSQPRRDPSDLSAMDGLMEDLESSMEALGSKNTQADVPMRPARARSPLAESPLDVSRERPDSANRYEPRAEAPPQREGSQPNPLYAPSPQDHYSNTSPLSTPAQTLPPALSPPVRRATQDPVRSRGNCKACSLAITGKSISSADGRLTGKYHKACFVCTTCSEPFKSAEFYVLNDKPYCEHHYHKHNGSLCGSCERGIEGQYLEDEFSIKYHVGCFRCLDCGRSLSDGYFEVEGKSYCERDAWRRVQQSYPPPAKPPPGRAPPGARPPMMGLPGHPAQRMGPGMGLPRPPYGMPPPGNRLAPGPPGQQGPRPRMNKRHTRLGMM, encoded by the exons ATGGCTCTCCCACGAGAGTCCATGTTCCTCCCGACTATCAAATGCTCGTCATGTAGTCGAGAAGTTGAAATTTCTATGATGGGAGACCACATTTGTACCCCGCCAGAGCCTGAAC TTTCTCCTCCACCAGAAAAGTATGAGGCATACACTCCATACAGCCCAGCACCCTTTAGTCCGGGTCTTTACAGCCCAGCATCTCCTGAGAAACCGGGTCACATACCACCTTCGCTCGATGTCAACGCTGCCA ACCATCCGTTTTTGCTAAAAGGACAATTGACGCCAAATAGTGAGCCGCGCAGCACATCCTCAATCAATGATATGGAATGCTTCTTTGATGACGTTCCGACACCACATGAAGACGATCTTATCATGCCTTCGCCGCGCCCCATCGACCGTCCTGGAGCTTATGGAGGGTTTGGCGAGAAGAAGCACGGCCCAGACTTCCAACCTCGCTCTGTGAGTCCAAACGGAGGAGCCAACTCATCACTGTTCAAGAAAGTGGACACTATTGCCCCAGGTCCCTTCGATCCCATTCGTAGTCCTTCGGCGATGACGTTCCCCAAAGAGATAACAGAGAGTCGCGATAAGTCAGAAAGCTTCCTGAGCGCATCACCAAGAGACTACTTCAACAATCAAAGAAATGAAAGGTCGCCCTCTCCCACAGGAAGTGCCAACGACAACAACTACGATGTCTCTGGCCCTCCTCGAAGACCAACACGGGATGATTATGAGGGTTTTGGACGCCCTTCTGAGGCTGACGAGTTGCTTCAGCCTCAGCCGTTAGGAATCATGAACCGCTCTGACACATTCCCAAAATTGGCTGTTCGGTCAGAAGCACCATTAAGAACTACTTCTGCGCCTGGTGTCAAACACGAGCGCACTGCCTCAAGCGGCTTTGGACACGTCTCGAGACCATCAATGGGACCGGACACCTCGAGAGCACCCCCGCCACGTAAGAGTCTTCTGCACCCGTCCAAATCCAGCAAGTACTCGGCATCTGTCGATCTTGCTGCTGAGTTTGGTGTTAACAACCCTTACCATACGCCTTCGGATTCTACATCTTCTGAATTCTCTACATTCAGCCGCCAGAGCAACGGCAGTTCTCAGACTAGCCAAACAAGATCTCAACCTCGACGTGATCCCTCGGACCTCTCAGCTATGGACGGATTAATGGAAGATCTCGAGAGTTCAATGGAAGCATTAGGGTCCAAGAATACCCAAGCCGATGTCCCTATGCGGCCTGCACGTGCTCGATCACCGCTTGCAGAGTCACCACTCGATGTATCCCGCGAACGACCTGATTCTGCCAACCGCTACGAACCTCGAGCTGAGGCACCTCCCCAACGAGAGGGCTCACAGCCAAATCCACTTTACGCGCCGTCGCCACAAGATCACTACTCTAATACCAGTCCGCTATCGACGCCTGCGCAAACCCTTCCTCCAGCTCTTTCACCCCCTGTTCGAAGAGCGACTCAAGACCCCGTACGATCCCGAGGTAACTGCAAAGCTTGCAGTCTTGCTATCACAGGAAAGAGCATCTCATCCGCAGATGGAAGATTGACAGGCAAATACCACAAGGCCTGCTTTGTTTGCACGACATGCTCCGAACCCTTCAAATCAGCCGAATTCTACGTCTTGAACGACAAGCCTTATTGCGAACACCATTATCACAAGCATAACGGCAGTCTCTGTGGAAGCTGCGAGAGGGGGATTGAAGGCCAATACCTCGAGGACGAATTCTCAATCAAGTACCATGTTGGTTGTTTCCGATGTCTCGATTGTGGTCGGTCCCTCTCCGACGGCTACTTTGAGGTAGAGGGCAAGTCGTACTGTGAGCGAGACGCCTGGCGTCGAGTGCAACAGTCTTACCCTCCCCCAGCGAAGCCACCTCCAGGTCGAGCGCCACCAGGTGCACGACCTCCCATGATGGGCCTCCCTGGCCACCCGGCACAGCGAATGGGTCCTGGTATGGGGCTTCCAAGACCACCGTACGGTATGCCGCCGCCTGGAAACAGGCTTGCTCCGGGACCTCCTGGACAACAGGGTCCTCGACCACGAATGAACAAACGACACACTCGACTTGGCATGATGTAA
- a CDS encoding hypothetical protein (TransMembrane:1 (i20-36o)~BUSCO:8752at5125), translating into MKKWHPQSRRLFGAKLRPRSMIIIVFAMLAAYYLLFSPTTTIPVPSNSPGAVQEPPPPVEHGGNSQPQGEGEVEDQYGSIHRQLWELTAEDLKDWRDPTDGEDPRDVEPGFETDGKERGFGDLGKLQHEKDMRKEWRHAYSVTSNFPSSNHIYGKTLANLENHEARPEEFSTDLKFDPDADVEYSSEKPVRYNPYPNYNSDVWKKAGHAQYFPCKGATGEPVEDLLVFKGRPREWPLPRFGSYDALNMDPNLCWERETRLGPYGLHRQFKKVGGEPQPLNFDSVNWGDLQRMCVNKNAQRFEMNRERVNEYLNNYPETVIGPHGPEHHEEPAKEKMSKRDIPAESESMDQAAPINVEALPPVASPQPKQPVEHTKHPRAPTKGHVSEPRTAILLRSYTGKDYTENDKQTIRALVSELSLRTGGQYEVFLLVQVKDNNLRIFENEDVYQTVLSQSVPPEFRSMTILWNDDIVWQLYPKLTDPESKNVHTAQWLSVQKFSQEFPQFDFIWNWEMDFRFTGHHYHLLDKLGEFAKKQPRKGMWERNERWYIPTYHGNYDEEFRRDIEKRYGDNTIWGAPEFPFINPIGPKPPVASPGEDNYEWGVGEDADVITVSPMFNPINSNWVIANQVWGYNDSTHESRNIPRRTTIVTQSRVSKRLLNIMHVENVRGNHVASEMTPQTVALLHGLKAVYAPHPVFMDRDWDGKFLNKWFNPGENGECGGRGSPMGWGRERRYIGSTWYYRAIPPNRLYNNWMGWQDTGIGGPKWEEKHGRPCLPPVMLHQVKNTEPTKNGHETTFDLAYG; encoded by the exons atgaagaaatgGCATCCCCAAAGCCGGCGCTTGTTCGGCGCCAAGCTACGGCCTAGATCTAtgatcatcatcgtcttcgcTATGCTGGCCGCTTACTACTTGTTGTTTTCGCCCACCACAACTATTCCAGTTCCTTCCAACTCCCCGGGCGCGGTTCAAGAACCACCGCCGCCCGTCGAGCACGGCGGCAACTCCCAGCCGCAGGGCGAAGGCGAAGTCGAGGATCAATATGGATCCATCCACAGGCAGCTTTGGGAACTTACAGCTGAGGATCTCAAGGACTGGCGGGATCCCACTGATGGCGAGGACCCCAGGGATGTTGAACCTGGTTTTGAGACTgatggaaaagaaagaggctTTGGAGATCTTGGCAAACTCCAACACGAGAAGGACATGAGAAAAGAATGGCGACACGCCTACTCTGTTACATCCAA CTTCCCTAGCTCGAACCATATCTACGGAAAGACTCTGGCCAATCTGGAGAACCATGAAGCTCGACCTGAGGAATTCAGTACCGATCTCAAATTCGACCCTGACGCCGACGTAGAGTACAGCTCTGAGAAGCCGGTTCGGTATAACCCTTACCCCAATTACAACAGTGACGTCTGGAAGAAGGCTGGGCATGCTCAGTATTTCCCATGCAAGGGTGCCACCGGAGAACCTGTTGAGGATCTGCTTGTTTTCAAGGGACGACCTCGCGAATGGCCGTTGCCCCGCTTTGGCAGCTATGATGCTTTAAACATGGACCCTAACCTTTGCTGGGAGCGAGAGACTCGACTTGGTCCCTACGGATTACATCGTCAGTTCAAGAAGGTTGGCGGTGAACCACAACCCCTCAACTTTGATAGCGTCAACTGGGGTGATCTTCAACGAATGTGTGTCAACAAAAATGCCCAGCGTTTTGAAATGAACCGAGAGCGAGTCAACGAGTATCTCAACAATTATCCTGAGACTGTCATCGGGCCTCACGGGCCTGAACATCATGAGGAACCTGCTAAGGAGAAGATGTCGAAACGAGACATTCCAGCAGAATCAGAAAGCATGGACCAGGCTGCCCCGATCAATGTTGAGGCTCTACCTCCCGTAGCCAGTCCACAACCAAAGCAACCTGTTGAACATACGAAGCATCCCAGAGCCCCTACAAAGGGCCACGTTTCTGAGCCTCGGACCGCTATTCTCCTTCGATCATACACTGGAAAGGACTACACCGAGAACGACAAGCAAACGATTCGGGCGCTGGTTTCTGAGTTATCTCTTAGAACCGGAGGCCAGTATGAAGTCTTCTTGCTGGTTCAGGTCAAAGATAATAACTTGCGTATTTTTGAAAACGAGGATGTTTATCAAACGGTTCTTTCGCAGAGTGTGCCACCCGAGTTTCGCAGCATGACAATTCTCTGGAACGACGACATAGTCTGGCAGCTTTACCCGAAGCTGACCGATCCTGAATCAAAGAACGTCCACACTGCTCAATGGCTTTCCGTCCAAAAGTTCAGCCAAGAGTTCCCCCAGTTCGATTTCATCTGGAACTGGGAGATGGATTTCCGCTTTACTGGTCACCACTACCACCTCTTGGATAAGCTTGGTGAATTTGCTAAGAAACAGCCTCGAAAGGGCATGTGGGAACGAAATGAGAGATGGTATATCCCTACCTATCATGGCAATTATGACGAGGAGTTCCGTCGGGACATTGAGAAACGATATGGTGACAATACCATCTGGGGTGCTCCCGAGTTCCCCTTCATTAACCCCATCGGGCCTAAGCCTCCTGTCGCAAGTCCCGGTGAGGATAACTATGAATGGGGAGTTGGCGAGGATGCTGATGTTATCACCGTGTCGCCCATGTTCAATCCCATAAACAGCAACTGGGTCATCGCCAACCAGGTTTGGGGCTACAATGATTCAACCCATGAGTCTCGGAATATTCCCCGACGAACCACCATCGTAACGCAGTCTCGTGTATCAAAGAGGCTACTAAACATCATGCATGTTGAGAATGTTCGTGGCAATCATGTTGCCTCAGAAATGACACCACAAACAGTAGCACTTCTGCATGGCCTCAAGGCAGTATATGCTCCTCATCCTGTTTTCATGGACCGTGACTGGGACGGAAAATTCCTGAACAAATGGTTCAACCCTGGCGAGAACGGCGAATGTGGTGGCCGCGGTAGCCCCATGGGCTGGGGCCGAGAGCGCAGATATATCGGGTCAACCTGGTACTACCGGGCAATCCCCCCCAACCGACTTTACAATAACTGGATGGGCTGGCAAGACACAGGCATTGGTGGCCCTAAGTGGGAAGAGAAGCATGGACGTCCATGCTTGCCTCCTGTTATGCTACACCAAGTCAAGAACACTGAGCCAACCAAGAATGGCCACGAAACCACCTTCGACTTGGCCTACGGTTAA